In a genomic window of Branchiostoma lanceolatum isolate klBraLanc5 chromosome 12, klBraLanc5.hap2, whole genome shotgun sequence:
- the LOC136446146 gene encoding uncharacterized protein has translation MDWQGDDYSFLCIDECWGRLGVKEPKDFHVWRENYPVTVAVLDSGITRDHDAFRHLPEIRGKNFTPAGTALDIDDDEDGHGTQCAAIVAGGTYDAEDGGEKEAGFCNGVAPFADLYICKIDRSDVRSVIAAINELIDKKKDGSLKVDVICIPLGFTNFDVQLRKCIYRASLKNITVVCAACSDGRKRSLGVQYPARFGDVICVGSHDPRCRPSKFTPVGREIDILGPGEVRSATPGKDGVKNAISAVKGTSFAAPFVTGIVAMVLANAQRVGGESLRTAVSNNAVMRHILREMATEPGDHSEDHGHGILDPSQIFPDEHFHQTVQEITTEYHPLTKDSGDEQQNNEGRLDISELTEAEDAAAKLLTKMQKIGESTLKPDAKVTIAVIGGKLANPEQLNIVAKQSYLPEDEQCSTRVLDFAPGHTQYVVAEVANSKQSKENIANDINEAVNVHNADVVLIQVGFEKFNLNTLRAVSKAMQKGRVVIAAAPELPETSREIPFPAKLGDVICVGSHSKKEEGSSFNTRGRELDFLALGEGVSGCCGTAVAAMVAAATVGFTLLYAESVGGEEMRRGVQCNAVMRELLRGACSRRGRHTPDQGHGILNPHKLFRRGPDHFKHSVRQIVQIKVNK, from the exons ATGGATTGGCAAGGGGACGACTACAGCTTCCTCTGTATCGATGAATGTTGGGGCCGTCTGGGGGTGAAAGAGCCGAAAGACTTCCACGTATGGCGGGAAAACTACCCGGTGACGGTGGCAGTCCTGGACTCTGGCATCACGAGGGACCACGACGCCTTCAGACATCTTCCCGAAATTCGGGGGAAGAACTTCACTCCTGCTGGGACTGCCCTGGACATCG ATGACGACGAGGACGGACACGGTACCCAGTGCGCAGCCATCGTCGCAGGAGGAACGTACGATGCAGAGGACGGGGGTGAGAAGGAGGCCGGGTTCTGTAACGGAGTGGCGCCTTTCGCGGACCTCTACATCTGTAAAATAGACAGGAGTGACGTCAGGAGCGTCATCGCAGCCATCAATGAGCTGATTGACAAGAAGAAAGATGGCTCCCTCAAG GTGGATGTGATCTGCATACCCCTTGGCTTTACAAACTTCGATGTGCAGCTGAGGAAGTGCATCTACCGGGCCTCACTCAAAAACATCACCGTGGTCTGTGCGGCGTGTAGCGACGGACGGAAGCGTTCCCTCGGCGTGCAGTACCCTGCCCGCTTCGGCGATGTCATCTGCGTGGGAAGCCATGACCCTCGCTGCCGGCCGTCCAAGTTTACCCCGGTAGGGAGGGAGATCGATATCCTTGGGCCCGGGGAGGTCCGGTCGGCAACACCGGGGAAGGACGGGGTGAAGAACGCCATCTCTGCGGTGAAGGGAACGTCCTTTGCGGCTCCATTCGTGACTGGTATTGTCGCTATGGTCCTGGCAAATGCACAGCGAGTAG GCGGAGAATCTCTCCGCACTGCCGTGTCTAACAACGCGGTGATGCGGCACATCCTCCGCGAGATGGCGACAGAACCAGGCGACCACAGCGAGGACCACGGGCACGGCATTCTGGACCCCTCACAGATCTTCCCAGATGAACACTTCCATCAGACTGTCCAGGAAATCACTACCGAATATCATCCTCTTACAAAGG ACTCAGGAGacgaacaacaaaacaacgaggGTCGCCTGGACATCTCTGAGCTGACAGAAGCTGAGGACGCAGCAGCCAAACTTCTGACGAAGATGCAGAAGATTGGCGAGTCCACGCTGAAACCTGACGCAAAAGTCACCATTGCCGTGATTGGTGGAAAGTTGGCCAATCCAGAGCAACTTAACATCGTTGCTAAGCAAAGTTATTTGCCTGAAGATGAGCAATGTTCTACCAGGGTGTTGGACTTTGCGCCTGGGCATACTCAGTATGTTGTTGCCGAGGTTGCAAACTCCAAGCAATCCAAAGAGAACATAGCTAACGATATTAACGAGGCAGTTAACGTTCATAATGCTGATGTTGTCCTGATCCAAGTTGGGTTCGAGAAGTTCAACCTCAACACGCTCAGAGCCGTGTCCAAGGCTATGCAGAAAGGCAGG GTTGTGATCGCAGCAGCCCCAGAGCTTCCCGAGACGTCCAGAGAGATCCCCTTCCCGGCAAAACTTGGTGACGTCATCTGTGTGGGGAGCCACTCGAAGAAGGAGGAGGGCTCCAGCTTCAACACGCGCGGACGGGAGCTGGACTTCCTGGCGCTGGGCGAGGGCGTCAGCGGGTGCTGCGGGACGGCTGTGGCGGCCATGGTCGCGGCCGCTACCGTCGGATTCACCCTGCTGTATGCCGAGTCTGTTG GTGGTGAAGAGATGCGGAGGGGCGTCCAGTGTAACGCGGTGATGAGAGAGCTCCTGCGAGGAGCGTGTTCCAGGCGCGGCCGGCACACTCCGGACCAGGGGCACGGCATCCTCAACCCGCACAAGCTGTTCCGGAGGGGACCTGACCACTTCAAGCATTCGGTTCGTCAGATTGTACAAATTAAAGTCAATAAGTAG